From Rhododendron vialii isolate Sample 1 chromosome 7a, ASM3025357v1:
tttttttttttgatcagcaaaaaagatttattaatttttataaaagatTGAATGGATCAAGGGCACACCGGCACGAAGCCACCCGAGACCGAAAGGAAGGCAAGACACCAACCGAAGCGCCAAAACCCCAAAGAGACAGCACAAACAACGCCTAACAAGACAACAAAACCCCAAAGCACCAAACTAACCCAAAGCACCAAAACGCAAACGCCaacaccaaaaaccaaaacaccaGATAGAAAAACCGAACAAACTGGAAAGCCAAacaccaaaccacaaaaaaacctAAGCAAAACCGCAAGGCAAACGAAAAAAGGGAACCTAAAACTCCAGCGAAAGGGAAGCATCATcttccacatcagaaacttcaccCTCTTCTACCTCAATGCAATTCTTCAAAGCTTCCTCCCTATCAGCAATCTCCTCTTCTTCCATCTCAACCAAGCGGTTCAAATTAAATGTCCACTGCAGATTTTTATATGTTAATTGTCGTTTTAAGAGGAAGGAGGAAGTGTGCCTCGAAGGAAAGATGAGATCATGGTTAGAGATCTATCTGGTTGGTTGCTTGGAACATGATGCCCAGCTCCCCTCACCGTAGTTAGTACCAAACCTTCATACTCAACCACATATCCGCCAACGTCCTGGCAACACGATATaagaggaaaatgatttttagaaaatgaccaACGTTGCTCTACTGATGATATGGTACTTTGACTCAACTACTAGTGTATGTCTTTCAGATCAAAGGTATTGGAGATCAAAAGTATTGAATACTGATATATGTTGCAAGTTTGAGCGACAAATGGAGTTTACGTTTCGGTGAGCCGTTCCCACAGTTTGATTTTGACAATTTTTGGCAAGTGGTTCAAAAGACACAATCTATTACCTGATCACTATTAGAGTACCATGCTCGCCACGCATTCTTCACTGCAAGTTTTAAGGTGTTGATTGAGTACCTAGAGGCTGTTACTGGGATCCGTCCGTCATTGTCGCCGCTGCAAGTTTATGAGGAGGATTAGTATTTTTCAGTTACGGTATGATACATGAAAAAGTCCATGGCATAGTGCATGCACTGATACAGAATATCCACTCTCACCATCCAGTGTACACTGGAGTTTCGTGAACTAGCTAGCTACGATACCGATCTACTTGCCTCAAggtactttttgaattttgatcatGACTATGCAAAAACCTAGCTACTTTCGGTGTGCATGTGCCGGACCCTGCCTAGAATATAAAATACTTGTGTTTTATCTGATCAATAGATCGAAACTGTCAAACTCACCACTTTGTTAGCACTAGCGGTAATTCAGTTGAATAATtcccttgtatttttttttcagtaaGTTTGTTATGAGTTGCAATTACAAAACATCGACTGACCTATATACCCATAATCTAAGGCCGCTGTCTATCAGCTGCTTGATTGTTGGTAGAATTGTTGATGGTCTATCCGTCCATCCAATGTTGCTGCATACAAATCACGTGGACTTCATCATCATCTACGAAGCACAAGTAAATTGCAACAACATATATAGATTATGGATGTATGATGtaatcaaagaagaaaatatacCTGCAAGGTGACCAAGTTGTATTTCTGGTGTGAAGAGCTTTTTGCACTTCTGGTAAATTCAAGTAGGATGCAACATAAATATTGGAGCACGGATCAAAGTTGTTGACCTGTTTATATAAAAACGTCAATTTTGCCGCTCAATTGACtaaaattcttctttttgtgaTCTTTGGCATCCAATTTCTAATTCCTTTCGTATATTACTTCCTGAAAATGGTTTCTTAATTTTGTCATGGACTAAGTCATGGCATTGGGATCTCTCATGTAACTTTGGTCCGATTTGGTGATAGTTCAGCATTTTAGAATAAAGTGATTATTAGTGACCATTTGGAAAAAAGATGTTTACGTTCATGGagaaaacttttcaatttttgaaagtGTCATAACTAGGTGGTGGTTTCACTCATTCTTTGTTTGCATCAATGTTCTAAAGtcctaaaagtcgctaggcgctagtagGGTGGTCGGCCACCTTTAAGCGATTTATCGGTGCATATCAATCagtaattggcgattaatcgttagtcggacctaattgGATAGGCCCCGCCAGCGATTAATAGCccattaattccttgttttagagcACTAGTTTGAGTTAGCGGATTATGGGTGATAATTGAGACTAACAAAAACATAATAATCCCGACCAGTggatttttttctccattttgttTGAACTACAGATTTACTAAGAGATTAATTTAATAATATTCTTGCTTAACATCTCCACTTCACCTATACcctatcattttatttttcttgtacttATAGATCCGCCCCATATTCAAAAACATTGCAAAGTTCTGTATCTATATGTTGACTGTCTGGATGTTGTTTTGCAGCTGAGAGAGAGACTAAAGTACATTTTAATCCTTTTATCTAATACTAATAGCATTTTTGGTTATTGTTTGTATAATAGTAGTAAACGTTCTTgccttttcttcaaaaaaataaaatataaaaactaaACAACtgtataaccaaaaaaaaaaataataatggaagaaaaaaagagtgtaaGTGAATAGGAGGCTTACAGAGCCAGGAGAAGGAGTTTTTGGAGCTGAAGAATTGCAAAGTGGGGCATAAATGTCATAAAGATCAAGTTTTCCATGCTCCACGAATGCTTGGTTTCGATATAGTTTGCACGTTCTGCTAAAATTCCCGCTAACAAAGTCACAATGCCTGGTTATACCAGCATGGGTTTCATCAGAGATCAGGGCATGTGTCCAGTAATAGTCATAAATCCCCTTGCCAGTTGTACTATCATCTATATAAGGATTCCCAATCTGCACAATCATATTTAAAATGAATGTGCTAGTTACATAGAAGAAATGTATACATAAAGAAGTAGTATGATATGTTAAAGCATGTATGCGaattaattaaccacacccaaTGAAtcaataaaatgagggatcgcAACCAGTTGGTTTGGTCCAGGTTTTGCTACTATCACACCCAAACTCGAAGTCTTAAATTGCACCATAACCTATATTGATACACGATAAGTATGGTTTTTGTGTACCATAATCATCCCATACGCCATACGGAGTTCTGTTTCTCATCGCACGGTACCCAAGATATTAGTAATTTATAAATGTGAACAACGcaagaaaaaggggaaaaaactaTATGCTGAAACTTGGAAAAGATCAACCTGCAATAACATCATGCCTAAGTCAACAGCGCGACCCGACTGCCTTTGATTTACACTATTGAAGCTTGGAAAATGAATTCTGATTCCGGATATGCATATATCAACTCCTATACCCATTGGTTAACAAGGTCTTGTTggccgataaaaaaagaaaagaaaaaggtctTTGGTAAGCAGAGTATTATTTTGATGGTCTTGCGTTCGGCTCAGTTTTGAATTCAGTTTAGGTACTTTataccaaatccaaacctaaaCTGGACACGTAGTttgattttaaaacaaaaaaacgccCCATGTGTAAGAAATTTCTAGAAAGAAACCCTTATAGGAACAGAGCAGTTCGAGACATCGAGCGCCCATTAGTTTTGGGTGAAATTTTCATCCCTACGTAGAGTGTAGAGGATTGGAAAGAGAGTAGGGAGCTGTGATTCCAAAAGTATTTGTCCGGCCCCTAGGTTAATCTAGTAGCATGACCTTTGTGGTGAGAATATCCAATTTACAAATAAATGAGGCACGACTACATAATTGAAGGGCACTGGTAGACAACAGCATTCGAGGATTCCGGGATAGAGAATGTCGTGGTACGCAAGTATTGAACGATATGTAACAAGTACAGGGTGTTGTGGTCATGGTCCTCATGGATTggttaaaaacagttttggcaccTGAGCAATGGCATCACCGGTAGATCGGGGCATAAAGGTATTATAGgacaaaaaaaagggttatATACTCTATTACTCTACATAGCGATCGGAATTAGACCTTGATTTTTGGCATCAGGGACAAGTTGAATAGTGGGTTGTACAAGTACACTACAAGTATACTACAAATTGAGCACAAATTATTTTATCATATTTCAAAACCATGAGCACATGGGATTGGAGAACTTACAGCAATTCCTTTGAGGTTAATGACTGTTTGATTTGTGATCTTGTTATTTGAGAGGATGGTGTAAGCAAGTTGAGGCACATAATGTCCAGCGTAGCTCTCTCCAGTAATGTAAAAATCCCGACTTTTGTATTGAGGAAACTTCTCTAACCAATTTATAAGAAAGACATATGAGTCTTCAGCCGTCCTCTGGTCACCAACGGTCTTGTAGTCAGAGGATGTGTTCGAATATGAAAATCCCACTCCAGCAGGGGACTCTAGGAAAATCACGTTTGCCACTGCCAACATTTTGCTAATGTTAGCTTCGTCTTCGGTgcaattatttattttgttcaacCAATTAAAAAGTATGCGAACACTATGCGCTTTGTATGGAACCCACATTAAGCCTCACTTCACTGATCAGAGCCAAGCATTATGTAcaacttagttttttttaaccaaTCCGTTTAAATATTAACTCAACCTCATATCAAGAAGTGTTTGGTTAGAAACCCTAGTCATGTTTCGACATTTTAGTCTAGAAATTTAGACCAAAAATTGGATGTTCATATCAAGCACTTACTCGTATCAAACTGAGTTtaatttttgcaagaataaccaaaattaattCGCACATGCAAAATGTAAGTTTTGATCATCAAAGCAGGACTGCGTGTGGAGCCCATACGAAATAGATAATGTTCACCCATGTTTTGGGTTGGTGAAGGAAAATGCTTTGTTTCGTCTTCGTCTTAGTCTGTCTTTAtagtgagagagatagagagattaGAATTACCATTGTTCCAAGAGTACTCATTTCTGAAGAGTGTTTTTCCGTCGCTGTTGACTCTGAAGGGTCCCAATTCCTCCATGGCTCCATATCCCAAGGATGAGCAACCCGGGCCTGAAAATAAAATGCTATTGTTTA
This genomic window contains:
- the LOC131333149 gene encoding serine carboxypeptidase 1-like isoform X2; protein product: MWAIAAASYLLWSGQPQGVDFDQYAGYVTVNQTAGRALFYYFVESPNNSVTNPFVLWLNGGPGCSSLGYGAMEELGPFRVNSDGKTLFRNEYSWNNVANVIFLESPAGVGFSYSNTSSDYKTVGDQRTAEDSYVFLINWLEKFPQYKSRDFYITGESYAGHYVPQLAYTILSNNKITNQTVINLKGIAIGNPYIDDSTTGKGIYDYYWTHALISDETHAGITRHCDFVSGNFSRTCKLYRNQAFVEHGKLDLYDIYAPLCNSSAPKTPSPGSVNNFDPCSNIYVASYLNLPEVQKALHTRNTTWSPCSNIGWTDRPSTILPTIKQLIDSGLRLWVYSGDNDGRIPVTASRYSINTLKLAVKNAWRAWYSNSDQDVGGYVVEYEGLVLTTVRGAGHHVPSNQPDRSLTMISSFLRGTLPPSS
- the LOC131333149 gene encoding serine carboxypeptidase 1-like isoform X4 is translated as MWAIAAASYLLWSGPGCSSLGYGAMEELGPFRVNSDGKTLFRNEYSWNNVANVIFLESPAGVGFSYSNTSSDYKTVGDQRTAEDSYVFLINWLEKFPQYKSRDFYITGESYAGHYVPQLAYTILSNNKITNQTVINLKGIAIGNPYIDDSTTGKGIYDYYWTHALISDETHAGITRHCDFVSGNFSRTCKLYRNQAFVEHGKLDLYDIYAPLCNSSAPKTPSPGSVNNFDPCSNIYVASYLNLPEVQKALHTRNTTWSPCSNIGWTDRPSTILPTIKQLIDSGLRLWVYSGDNDGRIPVTASRYSINTLKLAVKNAWRAWYSNSDQDVGGYVVEYEGLVLTTVRGAGHHVPSNQPDRSLTMISSFLRGTLPPSS
- the LOC131333149 gene encoding serine carboxypeptidase 1-like isoform X3; translated protein: MMEADKIDFLPGQPQGVDFDQYAGYVTVNQTAGRALFYYFVESPNNSVTNPFVLWLNGGPGCSSLGYGAMEELGPFRVNSDGKTLFRNEYSWNNVANVIFLESPAGVGFSYSNTSSDYKTVGDQRTAEDSYVFLINWLEKFPQYKSRDFYITGESYAGHYVPQLAYTILSNNKITNQTVINLKGIAIGNPYIDDSTTGKGIYDYYWTHALISDETHAGITRHCDFVSGNFSRTCKLYRNQAFVEHGKLDLYDIYAPLCNSSAPKTPSPGSVNNFDPCSNIYVASYLNLPEVQKALHTRNTTWSPCSNIGWTDRPSTILPTIKQLIDSGLRLWVYSGDNDGRIPVTASRYSINTLKLAVKNAWRAWYSNSDQDVGGYVVEYEGLVLTTVRGAGHHVPSNQPDRSLTMISSFLRGTLPPSS
- the LOC131333149 gene encoding serine carboxypeptidase 1-like isoform X1, whose protein sequence is MWAIAAASYLLWSAIPLQPMAIRPFSLITYIYTSITYDLIHTFHKNFYSNQRMKALHFICILFCFQHLAFFPIASTANQIDNLIKLITKSRKSENPPANVENQLGMMEADKIDFLPGQPQGVDFDQYAGYVTVNQTAGRALFYYFVESPNNSVTNPFVLWLNGGPGCSSLGYGAMEELGPFRVNSDGKTLFRNEYSWNNVANVIFLESPAGVGFSYSNTSSDYKTVGDQRTAEDSYVFLINWLEKFPQYKSRDFYITGESYAGHYVPQLAYTILSNNKITNQTVINLKGIAIGNPYIDDSTTGKGIYDYYWTHALISDETHAGITRHCDFVSGNFSRTCKLYRNQAFVEHGKLDLYDIYAPLCNSSAPKTPSPGSVNNFDPCSNIYVASYLNLPEVQKALHTRNTTWSPCSNIGWTDRPSTILPTIKQLIDSGLRLWVYSGDNDGRIPVTASRYSINTLKLAVKNAWRAWYSNSDQDVGGYVVEYEGLVLTTVRGAGHHVPSNQPDRSLTMISSFLRGTLPPSS